The Mycobacterium seoulense genome has a window encoding:
- a CDS encoding IclR family transcriptional regulator, with protein sequence MPTKRERATAEDAADSLAPQYPIESVDNALKLLLLLGEQPQIRLSEATRYLGVASSTAHRLLAMLAYRGFVRQDPVSKAYLPGPSLTGVASAIFSRIDIQRTATPIMRSLAERLRETVHVGMLDGAGVRFVAAVEGPAAVRVASRLGRAMPAHCTSTGKVMLAQLPEPELRQLLPDERLERITSSSIGSRTELAAELAAIRERGYAINREESEEGVASVAVPIPTRAPGLRLALNAAAPLNRLDASRYAAVAAALVKAAKEIGDQLG encoded by the coding sequence ATGCCAACGAAGCGTGAGCGGGCCACGGCGGAGGACGCCGCCGATTCGCTTGCGCCGCAGTATCCGATCGAGTCGGTCGACAACGCCCTCAAGCTGCTGCTGCTGTTGGGCGAACAACCCCAGATCCGGTTGAGCGAGGCCACCCGCTACCTGGGCGTGGCGTCGTCCACCGCGCATCGGTTGCTGGCGATGCTGGCCTACCGCGGCTTCGTGCGGCAAGACCCGGTGTCGAAGGCCTACCTGCCCGGCCCGTCGCTGACCGGTGTGGCGTCGGCGATCTTCAGCCGCATCGACATCCAGCGAACGGCCACGCCGATCATGCGCAGCCTCGCCGAACGGCTGCGCGAGACCGTACACGTGGGGATGCTCGACGGCGCCGGTGTCCGCTTCGTCGCCGCCGTGGAAGGCCCCGCCGCGGTTCGGGTGGCGTCCCGGCTGGGCCGCGCCATGCCGGCGCATTGCACCTCGACGGGCAAGGTGATGCTGGCGCAGCTGCCCGAGCCGGAGCTGCGTCAGCTGCTGCCGGACGAGCGGCTGGAACGCATCACGTCGTCCTCGATCGGCAGCCGGACGGAGTTGGCGGCCGAACTCGCCGCCATCCGCGAGCGCGGGTACGCGATCAACCGCGAAGAGAGCGAGGAGGGCGTCGCCTCGGTTGCGGTGCCCATACCGACGCGGGCGCCGGGCCTGCGGCTCGCGCTGAACGCCGCCGCTCCGTTGAACCGGCTGGACGCCTCCCGCTACGCCGCAGTGGCGGCGGCACTTGTCAAGGCGGCCAAGGAGATTGGTGATCAGCTGGGCTGA
- a CDS encoding polysaccharide deacetylase family protein, whose translation MDRRRFLVALAATMAAATGGPDAAARGDGGGSAPFPRAPVLPLSPPDPRSRVALPDGGVLNKLPGGGDLLAWTVDDGANTDVVRLYTQFAKDTGVRLTYFVTGGYHSWTDNAALLRPLVEAGQIQLGNHTWTHPDLTRLSKSQVAEEISRTHAFLRNTYGVDAAPYLRPPYGHHNAAVAAVAADLGYRVTTLWSGDLRDSALVSEDQIVRMAYQSFIPQNIVIGHLNHPPVTHVYPRLVDIIRSRRLRTVTLDDVFLRPGAGQGNGKAPQPS comes from the coding sequence CTGGACCGGCGCCGTTTCCTGGTCGCGCTGGCCGCGACGATGGCCGCCGCCACCGGCGGGCCCGACGCGGCGGCGCGCGGCGACGGTGGTGGATCCGCCCCGTTCCCGCGCGCTCCCGTCCTGCCGTTGTCACCCCCGGACCCGCGATCGCGGGTCGCACTGCCCGACGGCGGTGTGCTGAACAAACTTCCGGGTGGTGGCGATCTCCTGGCGTGGACGGTCGACGACGGCGCCAACACCGATGTGGTGCGGCTCTACACCCAGTTCGCCAAGGACACCGGGGTGCGGCTCACCTATTTCGTCACCGGGGGCTATCACTCGTGGACCGACAATGCCGCCTTGCTCCGACCGCTGGTCGAAGCCGGCCAGATACAGCTGGGCAACCACACCTGGACGCATCCCGACTTGACCAGGCTATCGAAGAGCCAAGTGGCCGAGGAGATCTCGCGCACGCACGCGTTTCTGCGGAATACGTATGGCGTGGATGCCGCTCCCTACCTGCGGCCACCGTATGGCCATCACAACGCCGCGGTCGCGGCAGTGGCCGCCGATCTGGGCTACCGGGTGACCACGTTGTGGTCCGGCGACTTGCGGGATTCCGCCCTGGTTTCCGAGGACCAGATCGTCAGGATGGCGTACCAGTCGTTCATCCCGCAGAACATCGTGATCGGCCACCTCAACCACCCACCGGTGACGCACGTCTACCCCCGGCTCGTCGACATCATTCGGTCGCGCCGGCTGCGCACCGTGACGCTCGACGACGTTTTCCTGCGGCCGGGGGCCGGACAGGGCAACGGCAAGGCGCCTCAGCCCAGCTGA
- a CDS encoding YiaA/YiaB family inner membrane protein: protein MTVPNGMSKTTAAFFVQAAVAFAISFMTALGGIYFLPLDGWQRSFLGISFLFLVSSAFTLAKVIRDQQEATTVRVRLDEARIEKLLADYDPLNAATAKLSSTTQA from the coding sequence ATGACCGTCCCCAATGGCATGTCCAAGACCACCGCCGCATTTTTCGTTCAAGCCGCCGTCGCGTTCGCGATCAGCTTCATGACCGCGCTGGGCGGGATCTACTTCCTTCCGCTGGACGGGTGGCAGCGATCCTTCCTCGGCATCAGTTTCCTGTTCTTGGTGTCGAGCGCGTTCACCCTGGCCAAGGTGATTCGCGACCAGCAGGAAGCGACCACCGTGCGGGTGCGGCTTGACGAAGCACGCATCGAGAAACTGCTGGCCGACTATGACCCGCTCAATGCCGCCACCGCGAAACTGAGTAGTACCACTCAGGCGTGA
- a CDS encoding acyltransferase family protein produces the protein MAAVTRFPDVAEVAAATPADRDRVLDVIRITSLIGVVLGHTVMAISIIRDHVLIWDNLLTTSVVFQAATWLLQIMPLFFFAGAAACLSSWSAGTNWGDWLMKRCTRLFRPVFYYLAFWAVALTVLYRAVPQHIYEPVAGVSTQLLWFLGAYVLVLAAMPVLSRITTAGRLAAAVAGVYGAIAAIDAIRLHWPAMMPLGYLNLGVWLIPAMFGVAYRRRLLTGRAALVTAAAFFAVDVALVHWGPYQISMVGTGDHQLSNTSPPSLLLAGHAIILSALAIAAAPAIARWARRPRVWWWTAIGNSGAMTLYLWHMPVLLGVHLLFDCLGAPRYPGARDFLAVSLVQLLVVVVAVAVLFVALRPLENNPLSGWDGAPTVTGRGRGAAIGALLCVAGVAILAAIRWGLKDDGLACMAVMVTALVGARVVAASPAKRLTAARS, from the coding sequence ATGGCAGCTGTTACGAGATTCCCCGACGTCGCCGAGGTGGCGGCGGCCACTCCGGCCGACCGTGATCGCGTCCTGGACGTCATCCGCATCACGTCGCTGATCGGTGTGGTGCTCGGCCACACCGTGATGGCCATCAGCATCATCCGCGACCACGTCTTGATCTGGGATAACCTGCTGACCACCTCGGTGGTGTTTCAGGCAGCGACCTGGCTGCTGCAGATCATGCCGCTGTTCTTCTTCGCCGGCGCCGCGGCCTGCCTGTCGTCGTGGTCTGCCGGCACCAACTGGGGTGACTGGCTGATGAAGCGCTGCACCAGACTGTTCCGGCCGGTGTTCTACTACCTGGCGTTTTGGGCGGTGGCGCTGACGGTGCTGTATCGGGCTGTGCCGCAACACATCTACGAGCCAGTGGCCGGTGTCAGCACGCAGCTGCTGTGGTTCTTGGGCGCCTACGTGCTGGTGCTGGCCGCCATGCCGGTGCTGTCCCGCATCACCACCGCGGGGCGTCTCGCCGCGGCTGTGGCCGGCGTCTACGGGGCTATCGCGGCGATCGACGCCATCCGGCTGCACTGGCCGGCGATGATGCCCCTGGGCTACCTCAACCTGGGCGTCTGGCTCATCCCCGCCATGTTCGGCGTCGCCTACCGCCGCAGGCTGCTCACCGGGCGGGCCGCGCTGGTCACCGCGGCGGCCTTCTTCGCCGTCGACGTCGCGCTGGTGCACTGGGGTCCGTACCAGATCAGCATGGTCGGCACCGGGGATCACCAGCTGTCCAACACCAGCCCACCCTCATTGCTGTTGGCCGGGCACGCAATCATCTTGAGCGCGTTGGCGATCGCCGCCGCACCGGCGATCGCACGCTGGGCCCGGCGGCCACGGGTGTGGTGGTGGACGGCTATCGGTAACTCCGGAGCCATGACCCTGTACCTGTGGCACATGCCCGTGCTGCTGGGTGTGCATCTGCTCTTCGACTGCCTCGGCGCCCCGCGTTACCCCGGCGCGCGGGATTTCCTCGCCGTCAGCCTCGTGCAGCTGCTCGTCGTGGTCGTCGCCGTGGCGGTGCTTTTCGTCGCACTGCGCCCGCTGGAGAACAACCCGTTGTCCGGCTGGGACGGCGCCCCGACAGTGACGGGGCGCGGGCGGGGAGCGGCCATCGGTGCCCTGCTGTGCGTCGCGGGCGTGGCGATTCTCGCCGCCATCAGGTGGGGACTCAAAGACGACGGCCTGGCGTGCATGGCCGTGATGGTGACCGCATTGGTCGGCGCCCGCGTGGTGGCGGCGTCACCGGCGAAGCGCCTCACGGCGGCGCGCAGTTAG
- a CDS encoding response regulator encodes MADETATTVMVVDDHPIWRDAVARDLADDGFTVVATADSVAAARRRAAVVKPDVVVMDMQLPDGDGAQATAGVLAVSPSSRVLVLSASDERDDVLEAVKAGAIGYLVKSASRSELAQAVTATADGRAVFTPSLAGLVLGEYRRMAQSKDDGPARPRLTERETEVLRHVAKGLSAKQIAQKLSLSHRTVENHVQATFRKLQVANRVELARYAIEHGLDDEP; translated from the coding sequence ATGGCGGATGAGACCGCCACGACGGTGATGGTCGTCGACGACCATCCCATCTGGCGTGACGCGGTCGCGCGCGACCTGGCCGACGACGGGTTCACCGTGGTCGCCACCGCCGACAGCGTTGCCGCCGCGCGCCGGCGGGCGGCCGTGGTCAAGCCCGACGTGGTGGTGATGGATATGCAGCTGCCCGACGGCGACGGCGCACAGGCGACCGCGGGGGTGCTCGCGGTCTCCCCCTCGTCCCGGGTGCTGGTGCTCTCGGCCTCCGACGAGCGAGACGACGTGTTGGAAGCCGTCAAGGCCGGCGCGATCGGGTACCTGGTCAAGAGCGCATCCAGATCGGAACTGGCGCAAGCCGTGACGGCGACCGCCGACGGCCGCGCCGTGTTCACCCCGAGTCTGGCCGGGCTGGTGTTGGGTGAATACCGGCGCATGGCGCAGAGCAAGGACGACGGTCCCGCTCGGCCCCGCCTCACCGAACGCGAAACAGAGGTGCTGCGCCATGTGGCAAAAGGCTTGTCCGCCAAGCAGATCGCCCAGAAGCTGTCGCTGAGCCACCGCACCGTCGAAAATCACGTGCAGGCAACCTTTCGCAAACTCCAGGTCGCCAACCGGGTGGAGTTGGCGCGGTATGCCATCGAGCACGGCCTCGATGACGAACCATGA
- the macS gene encoding MacS family sensor histidine kinase, whose protein sequence is MLTTMAKNSLDPTTPLWRAAQVFRLLSCVYATGFQIAINPDLRRPALGWVLFAVLIGWSAACAVAYLRGFGRKPAWVLAEIVIVVLLMSSNTIVTTPQWAAENQTWPTTLWASNPTISAAIQFGPAGGMSTGLVVMATNFAVKNYLALNLGHNATVIIELAIGMAIGMAAQTARRAHDELQQAARLTAAAQERERLSRQVHDGAIQVLALVAKKGHEIGGATAELADLASEQERALRRWLASTDADHDTDGATIDLRTLLRCRESDRVSLSLPATPVPLGRRVGAELDAAVGNALDNVDAHAGPDARAFVLVEDLGDSVVVSIRDDGVGIAAGRLQEAASQGRLGISQSIVGRLASLGGSAHLRSEPGEGAEWELCVPRGKARHGG, encoded by the coding sequence ATGCTGACCACGATGGCGAAAAACAGCCTTGATCCCACCACGCCGTTATGGCGTGCAGCGCAGGTGTTCCGGCTGCTGAGCTGCGTCTACGCCACCGGGTTCCAAATAGCCATCAACCCGGACCTGCGGCGGCCCGCGCTGGGCTGGGTGCTGTTCGCGGTGCTCATCGGCTGGAGCGCGGCGTGCGCGGTGGCTTACCTGCGCGGGTTCGGTCGCAAACCAGCATGGGTGCTGGCCGAGATCGTGATCGTCGTGCTGCTCATGTCGTCGAACACCATCGTCACCACCCCACAATGGGCGGCCGAAAATCAGACCTGGCCGACAACGCTGTGGGCCAGCAACCCCACGATCTCGGCGGCGATCCAGTTCGGCCCGGCCGGCGGCATGTCCACGGGCCTGGTGGTGATGGCCACCAATTTCGCGGTCAAGAACTATCTCGCCCTCAACCTGGGGCATAACGCCACCGTCATCATCGAGCTGGCGATCGGCATGGCGATCGGGATGGCCGCCCAAACCGCGCGGCGCGCCCACGACGAGCTCCAGCAAGCGGCGCGATTGACGGCCGCGGCGCAAGAACGGGAACGCCTGTCCCGCCAGGTCCATGACGGAGCCATCCAGGTGCTGGCGCTGGTGGCCAAGAAGGGCCACGAAATCGGCGGCGCCACAGCCGAACTGGCTGACCTGGCCAGCGAGCAGGAACGCGCGCTGCGGCGCTGGCTGGCCAGCACCGACGCCGACCACGACACCGACGGCGCGACCATCGACCTGCGCACACTGTTGCGCTGCCGGGAATCCGACCGAGTGTCGCTGAGCCTGCCCGCAACACCTGTGCCCTTGGGCCGCCGGGTGGGCGCCGAGCTCGACGCGGCGGTGGGCAACGCCCTCGACAACGTGGACGCCCACGCCGGCCCCGATGCACGCGCGTTCGTGCTGGTCGAAGACCTCGGCGATTCCGTTGTGGTCAGCATCCGCGACGACGGTGTGGGAATCGCCGCCGGCCGGCTCCAGGAAGCGGCGAGCCAGGGGCGCCTGGGCATCTCTCAATCGATCGTGGGGCGGCTGGCGTCGCTGGGCGGCAGCGCCCACCTGCGCAGCGAACCCGGAGAAGGCGCCGAGTGGGAGTTGTGCGTGCCACGCGGAAAGGCTCGCCATGGCGGATGA
- a CDS encoding class II aldolase/adducin family protein, giving the protein MTSLDEQRALVAQGCRVAAARGLVDGILGHLSLRVDDEHLLVRCRSDTDTGVAFTRPGDIRLLTLDGRAGAGGELDGYRVPNELPIHVETLLANPRHRAVAHLHPPAVVAADLAGIAIRPIYGAYDIPGAWLARGGVPVYERAVLIRTPALGKEMVAAMRGRPVVICRGHGITSAGATVQQAVLQAISLDALARMSLRVKGAGGTLRDIDDTDWDDLPDLGPSFTAEAAWRHEVARLPAD; this is encoded by the coding sequence ATGACATCGCTCGACGAGCAACGCGCGCTGGTGGCGCAAGGCTGCCGGGTGGCCGCGGCCCGCGGCCTGGTCGACGGCATCCTCGGTCACCTGAGTCTGCGGGTCGACGACGAGCACCTGCTCGTCCGCTGCCGCAGCGACACCGACACCGGGGTCGCCTTCACCCGCCCCGGCGACATCCGGCTCCTCACCCTCGACGGCCGCGCGGGCGCCGGCGGCGAACTCGACGGGTACCGCGTGCCGAACGAACTGCCCATCCACGTCGAGACCCTGCTGGCCAATCCGCGGCATCGGGCCGTCGCGCACCTGCACCCGCCCGCCGTCGTCGCCGCCGACCTGGCCGGCATCGCGATCCGGCCCATCTACGGCGCCTACGACATTCCCGGCGCATGGCTCGCCCGGGGGGGCGTGCCCGTCTACGAGCGGGCCGTGCTCATTCGCACCCCGGCGCTGGGTAAGGAGATGGTGGCGGCCATGCGCGGACGGCCGGTGGTGATCTGCCGCGGGCACGGGATCACCAGCGCGGGCGCCACCGTGCAGCAGGCGGTGCTGCAGGCGATCAGCCTCGACGCCCTGGCCCGAATGTCGTTGCGGGTGAAAGGCGCCGGCGGCACCCTACGGGACATCGACGACACCGACTGGGACGACCTGCCCGACCTGGGGCCGTCGTTCACCGCCGAGGCCGCCTGGCGCCACGAAGTGGCGCGGCTGCCGGCCGACTGA
- the hcaB gene encoding 3-(cis-5,6-dihydroxycyclohexa-1,3-dien-1-yl)propanoate dehydrogenase, with product MTGWLEGKRALVVGAGSGIGRAVVDVFRAEGAKVAALERDQEKCETLRRQLPDVPVVAGDATTREANERAVGAAIDAHGGLDTLVNCVGIFDFYRGIGDIDASDLPGAFDEMFRTNVLSHLQSVKAALPGLRAGTAPSIILTESASSFYPGRGGALYVSSKFAVRGLVAALAHELAPQIRVNGVAPGGTLGTDLRGLASLGLGGVRLDDTPGRAQEVAARTPLNVALTAEDHAWSFVFLASDRARGITGETVRPDGGFGLGAPR from the coding sequence ATGACCGGCTGGCTTGAGGGCAAGCGCGCGCTGGTCGTCGGCGCCGGCTCGGGAATCGGCCGGGCCGTGGTGGACGTGTTTCGCGCCGAAGGCGCGAAAGTCGCTGCGCTGGAACGGGATCAGGAGAAGTGCGAGACCCTGCGCCGGCAGTTGCCCGATGTTCCCGTCGTGGCGGGCGACGCGACCACCCGCGAAGCCAATGAACGAGCGGTCGGCGCCGCGATCGATGCCCACGGCGGGCTGGACACGCTGGTCAACTGCGTCGGAATCTTCGACTTCTACCGGGGCATCGGCGACATCGACGCCAGTGACCTTCCCGGCGCTTTCGACGAGATGTTTCGCACCAACGTGCTGAGTCACCTGCAGTCCGTCAAGGCGGCGCTGCCCGGGCTGCGCGCCGGGACGGCACCCTCGATCATCCTGACCGAGTCCGCGTCGTCGTTCTATCCCGGACGTGGCGGCGCGCTGTACGTGTCGTCGAAATTCGCCGTCCGCGGCCTGGTGGCCGCCCTGGCCCACGAGCTGGCGCCGCAGATCCGGGTCAACGGGGTGGCGCCGGGCGGCACGTTGGGCACCGACCTGCGCGGGCTTGCCAGCCTGGGGCTCGGGGGCGTCCGCCTGGACGACACCCCCGGCCGGGCGCAGGAGGTGGCCGCGCGCACGCCGCTGAACGTCGCGCTCACCGCGGAAGACCACGCCTGGAGTTTCGTGTTCCTGGCCTCCGACCGGGCCCGCGGCATCACCGGCGAAACCGTCCGTCCCGACGGGGGATTCGGGCTGGGCGCTCCGCGATGA
- a CDS encoding dihydrodiol dehydrogenase — translation MNEPIVVANEFAEVQVRRVDTRNGSRLLISAPKTGRSISLDALELEALTWQNARTLATMVGNSHAPLLPDETEEGDDRLA, via the coding sequence GTGAACGAACCAATCGTGGTGGCAAACGAATTCGCCGAAGTCCAGGTGCGGCGGGTGGACACGCGCAACGGGTCGCGACTGCTGATCAGCGCACCCAAAACCGGGCGGTCGATCAGCCTGGACGCGCTGGAGTTGGAGGCACTGACGTGGCAGAACGCCCGCACGCTGGCGACCATGGTCGGCAATTCGCACGCGCCGCTGCTCCCCGATGAAACCGAGGAGGGCGATGACCGGCTGGCTTGA
- a CDS encoding 3-phenylpropionate/cinnamic acid dioxygenase subunit beta, with the protein MRKGPGSLPFNDDRHLQAHRFLVDEAYLLDAQHYEAWLDTLTEDIRYVMPVRVTTARGAGFDASPARGPGMAHFDEDKYSLSQRVARFATEHAWTEDPPSRLRHFITNVRTFACDDDAHLLVESAELLFRSRGDVNESALVSCGREDLLRWCDDRWKLARRRIFVDESVLRMQNLAVFL; encoded by the coding sequence ATGAGAAAAGGCCCGGGATCACTGCCGTTCAACGACGATCGCCATCTGCAAGCGCACCGGTTCCTGGTCGACGAGGCGTACCTGCTGGACGCCCAGCACTACGAAGCGTGGCTGGACACGCTGACCGAGGACATCCGCTACGTCATGCCGGTCCGGGTCACCACCGCCCGGGGGGCCGGGTTCGACGCGTCGCCCGCGAGGGGCCCGGGAATGGCCCACTTCGACGAGGACAAGTACTCGTTGAGCCAGCGGGTCGCTCGCTTCGCCACCGAGCACGCATGGACCGAGGACCCGCCGTCGCGGCTGCGCCACTTCATCACCAACGTGCGCACTTTCGCCTGCGACGACGACGCGCACCTGTTGGTTGAATCGGCCGAGCTGCTCTTCCGCAGCCGCGGCGACGTCAACGAGAGCGCGCTGGTGTCCTGCGGCCGCGAGGACCTGCTGCGCTGGTGTGACGATCGATGGAAGCTGGCTCGCCGCAGGATCTTTGTCGACGAGTCCGTCTTGCGGATGCAAAATCTGGCGGTGTTCCTGTGA
- a CDS encoding aromatic ring-hydroxylating dioxygenase subunit alpha, translating into MIPAHIYNDRELFALEKERLFGRAWTFVGHRSEIPQDGDYVVRRVLDDSFIISNAGGEIRAMFNMCLHRGMQVCRAEMGNASNFRCPYHGWTYRNDGRLTGLPFHREAYGGDDGFAKDAQSLLPAPKFASYNGLLFISMDAGAEPLEDFLGDFKFYLDFYTKQSTGGVEVRGPQRWRIKANWKIGAENFAGDMYHTPHTHASIVDIGLFREPKAQKRKDGATYWAHRGGGTTYKLPPGGFDERMRYVGYPDEMIGRIKDVWTPRQQRMVGEDGFMISAATCFPNLSFVHNWPKVQSDRDDRETATLPFISIRLWQPISENETEVCSWFAVDSEAPPQYKQDSYKAYLMCFGSTGMFEQDDVENWVSLTTTAGGSMARRLLLNSRMGLRSDGSPVVEPLTAEAFHGPGRAQVGYNEHNQRALLNLWADYLS; encoded by the coding sequence ATGATCCCCGCCCACATCTACAACGACCGGGAGCTGTTCGCGCTGGAGAAGGAGCGGCTGTTCGGCCGGGCGTGGACGTTCGTGGGTCACCGGTCCGAGATTCCCCAGGACGGTGACTACGTGGTGCGCCGCGTTCTCGACGACTCCTTCATCATCAGCAACGCGGGCGGCGAGATCCGCGCGATGTTCAATATGTGCCTGCACCGCGGCATGCAGGTGTGTCGCGCGGAGATGGGAAACGCCTCCAACTTCCGCTGCCCGTACCACGGCTGGACCTACCGCAACGACGGCCGGCTCACCGGTCTGCCCTTCCACCGGGAGGCCTACGGCGGCGACGACGGGTTCGCCAAGGACGCCCAAAGCCTGCTGCCCGCACCGAAGTTCGCGAGCTACAACGGTCTGCTGTTCATCAGCATGGACGCCGGTGCCGAACCGCTGGAAGACTTCCTCGGCGACTTCAAGTTCTATCTGGACTTCTACACCAAGCAGAGCACCGGCGGCGTGGAAGTGCGGGGGCCGCAGCGCTGGCGCATCAAGGCCAACTGGAAGATCGGCGCCGAAAACTTCGCCGGCGACATGTACCACACGCCGCACACCCATGCGTCGATCGTGGACATCGGCCTGTTTCGCGAGCCGAAAGCGCAGAAGCGCAAGGACGGCGCCACCTATTGGGCGCACCGGGGTGGCGGTACCACCTACAAACTTCCGCCGGGCGGTTTCGACGAGCGGATGCGCTACGTCGGCTACCCCGACGAGATGATCGGCCGGATCAAAGACGTGTGGACGCCCCGACAGCAGCGCATGGTCGGCGAGGACGGTTTCATGATTTCGGCCGCCACCTGCTTTCCGAACCTGAGCTTCGTGCACAACTGGCCCAAGGTCCAGTCCGATCGGGACGATCGGGAAACGGCAACCCTGCCGTTCATCTCGATCCGGCTGTGGCAGCCGATCAGCGAGAACGAAACCGAGGTGTGCTCGTGGTTCGCGGTGGACTCCGAGGCCCCTCCGCAGTACAAACAGGATTCGTACAAGGCGTATCTGATGTGCTTCGGTTCGACCGGCATGTTCGAGCAAGACGACGTGGAGAACTGGGTGTCGCTGACCACCACCGCCGGCGGTTCCATGGCCCGGCGGCTGCTGCTGAACAGCCGGATGGGCCTGCGCTCCGACGGCAGCCCGGTCGTCGAGCCGCTGACCGCCGAGGCGTTCCACGGGCCGGGCCGCGCGCAGGTCGGTTACAACGAGCACAACCAGCGCGCGCTGCTGAACCTGTGGGCGGACTACCTCTCATGA
- a CDS encoding Rieske 2Fe-2S domain-containing protein, giving the protein MAARSPDGRLQKLGSRVVSALGRQEWLDRPSYRFEHLLSFAFNGLGGARNTVTNALHGGWLGHPVHPPLASLTSGALGTTVALDVLSLLPGRPATEVRDASKFAARALGVGILASIGSAVTGVTDWQHTHESDRRVGAVHGLVNLAATALYAQSWWDRRRGRHGRGIVLTALGYGITVAGSYLGGALVFESGIGIDQSGARLRTTQWTPVLPASSLNGKPVRVEVDGVGLVVCQTNPGEVAAFGELCPHLAAPMADGWVDRGRLVCPWHGSWFAAESGDVLRGPAAAPLPCYQARLVNGMVEVRGEPEPALGATAIGEGGGK; this is encoded by the coding sequence ATGGCTGCTCGGTCACCGGATGGTCGATTGCAAAAGCTCGGATCGCGCGTGGTGTCCGCTCTCGGGCGTCAGGAGTGGCTGGATCGGCCGAGCTACCGGTTCGAACATCTGTTGAGCTTCGCGTTCAACGGCCTGGGCGGTGCGCGCAACACCGTCACCAACGCCCTGCACGGTGGGTGGCTCGGCCACCCGGTTCACCCCCCGCTGGCGTCGCTGACGAGCGGCGCGCTGGGTACCACCGTCGCGCTCGACGTCCTCAGCCTGCTGCCGGGCCGGCCCGCCACCGAGGTGCGCGACGCGTCGAAGTTCGCGGCCCGCGCCCTCGGGGTGGGGATCCTGGCCAGCATCGGGTCGGCCGTCACCGGCGTCACCGATTGGCAGCACACCCATGAATCCGACCGCCGGGTCGGCGCCGTCCACGGCCTGGTGAACCTGGCCGCCACGGCCCTCTACGCGCAGTCGTGGTGGGACCGCCGCCGGGGCCGCCACGGCCGCGGGATCGTCCTCACCGCACTGGGTTACGGCATCACCGTCGCGGGCAGCTACCTCGGCGGCGCGCTGGTGTTCGAGTCCGGCATCGGCATCGACCAGTCGGGCGCGCGGCTGCGCACCACCCAATGGACGCCCGTGCTGCCCGCGAGCTCGCTGAACGGCAAGCCGGTGCGGGTCGAGGTCGACGGGGTGGGCCTGGTGGTGTGCCAGACCAATCCCGGGGAGGTCGCGGCGTTCGGGGAGTTGTGCCCACACCTGGCGGCTCCCATGGCCGACGGCTGGGTCGACCGGGGCCGGCTCGTATGCCCTTGGCACGGTTCATGGTTCGCGGCCGAGTCGGGTGACGTGCTGCGCGGCCCGGCGGCGGCCCCGCTGCCCTGCTACCAGGCGAGATTGGTCAACGGAATGGTCGAGGTTCGAGGCGAGCCCGAGCCCGCGCTCGGCGCGACGGCGATCGGAGAAGGGGGAGGCAAGTGA
- a CDS encoding hemerythrin domain-containing protein gives MNAYDVLKEHHIVIKGLGRKVSEAPVNSEERHALFDDMLIELDIHFRIEDDLYYPALKDATKLIAVAHAEHRQVIDQLSVLLKTPQSAPGYEDEWNSFKTVLEAHADEEERDLIPAPPEVKITEAELEELGNKMAAKMEQYRGSALYKMRTKGRAALVRSL, from the coding sequence GTGAACGCCTACGACGTGCTGAAAGAACATCACATCGTGATCAAGGGGCTGGGCCGCAAGGTCAGCGAGGCGCCGGTGAACAGCGAAGAGCGGCATGCCCTTTTCGACGACATGCTGATCGAACTCGACATCCACTTCCGCATCGAGGACGACCTCTACTACCCGGCCCTCAAGGACGCCACCAAGCTGATCGCGGTCGCCCACGCGGAGCACCGCCAGGTGATCGACCAGCTCTCCGTGCTGCTCAAGACCCCGCAGAGCGCGCCGGGTTACGAGGACGAATGGAACTCCTTCAAGACGGTGCTGGAGGCCCACGCCGACGAAGAGGAGCGCGACCTGATTCCGGCTCCCCCCGAGGTGAAGATCACCGAGGCGGAGCTCGAGGAGCTCGGCAACAAGATGGCCGCGAAAATGGAGCAATACCGCGGGTCGGCCCTGTACAAGATGCGCACCAAGGGGCGGGCGGCACTGGTGCGCTCCCTGTAA